The following proteins are co-located in the Polystyrenella longa genome:
- a CDS encoding anaerobic sulfatase maturase gives MTVIPFEHQGLHVMVKPIGPICNLDCEYCYYLRKEELYPSGERWRMSLELLESFIEQYFAAQPAEIPEVTFAWQGGEPTLLGLDFFEAVVRVQKKHAPPGLQYANTLQTNGVLLTDEWCQFFKRENFLIGISIDGPAEVHDHYRYDKKGNPTFEKVMQGLHLLKSNEVEFNVLVVVNRVNARLGKKVYTYLRDNGAEHIQFIPIVEKENQEQTEVERIESEQKQECELHPWGKHVSERSVLPEQYGQFLVDVFDEWSRRDIGKVFVQIFDQALSAWMGYEPGLCIFRKKCGRALALEHNGDLYSCDHFVDPDWKLGNIQETLLPVLANSERQEQFGSDKEKTLPPFCRECEVRFVCNGGCPKNRFISTPSGEDGLNYLCAGYKQFFNHIDPVMKAMVGEIKADRSPANVMQMKRNSGKSQRASAKSTVGKPAVIQGMAPGQLPGRNDPCTCGSGRKFKKCCGA, from the coding sequence ATGACCGTCATTCCATTCGAACATCAGGGTTTGCACGTGATGGTGAAGCCGATCGGCCCCATCTGCAATCTCGATTGCGAATACTGCTATTACTTGCGGAAAGAAGAACTTTATCCGTCAGGTGAACGGTGGCGGATGTCGCTGGAACTGCTTGAATCATTTATCGAACAATATTTTGCAGCGCAACCAGCGGAAATCCCCGAGGTCACCTTTGCCTGGCAGGGGGGCGAGCCAACCTTACTGGGGCTCGATTTCTTTGAGGCAGTTGTGCGAGTCCAGAAAAAGCATGCTCCCCCAGGTTTACAATACGCAAATACATTGCAGACGAATGGTGTTCTGCTGACAGACGAATGGTGCCAGTTCTTCAAACGAGAAAACTTTTTGATTGGCATTTCGATAGATGGCCCCGCGGAAGTACATGACCATTATCGCTATGACAAAAAGGGGAATCCGACCTTCGAAAAAGTGATGCAAGGGTTGCACCTCCTGAAATCAAATGAAGTCGAATTCAATGTCCTCGTGGTCGTGAATCGGGTGAACGCCCGACTGGGCAAGAAAGTTTACACCTACCTGCGAGACAATGGAGCGGAACATATACAGTTCATCCCTATTGTTGAGAAAGAGAACCAAGAACAGACAGAAGTCGAACGAATAGAATCCGAACAGAAACAGGAATGTGAATTGCATCCATGGGGAAAGCATGTCTCGGAACGATCTGTGCTACCCGAGCAATATGGCCAGTTTCTCGTCGACGTGTTTGACGAATGGAGTCGCCGTGATATTGGAAAAGTCTTCGTGCAGATATTCGATCAGGCGCTCTCTGCCTGGATGGGATACGAACCGGGTCTGTGCATATTTCGGAAAAAATGTGGACGTGCTTTAGCGCTCGAGCACAATGGGGATCTTTACTCGTGCGATCATTTTGTTGACCCCGACTGGAAACTGGGAAACATTCAGGAAACGTTATTGCCAGTACTGGCGAATTCCGAGCGTCAAGAACAGTTCGGGTCTGATAAGGAAAAGACTCTGCCTCCATTTTGTCGAGAATGCGAAGTCCGTTTTGTCTGTAACGGAGGTTGTCCCAAGAATCGATTTATATCGACGCCCAGCGGGGAAGATGGTTTAAACTACCTTTGCGCGGGATATAAGCAGTTCTTCAATCATATTGACCCAGTGATGAAGGCGATGGTGGGCGAGATCAAAGCAGATCGATCGCCAGCGAATGTGATGCAGATGAAACGGAATTCAGGGAAATCGCAGAGGGCATCAGCCAAGTCTACAGTTGGAAAGCCTGCCGTTATCCAAGGCATGGCTCCGGGACAACTTCCAGGAAGGAACGATCCCTGTACCTGTGGTTCCGGGCGTAAATTTAAAAAATGCTGTGGAGCCTGA
- a CDS encoding GNAT family N-acetyltransferase — translation MLIVTEYHNLEELKTVSDVWNRLWSQTPDSSFLHSYEAFEATCALTGLRDDLKVLMVSLMGKPIGFVPFVIRPMETSLGTLRVLTFPMEEWFSFYNTIGPHKTIILQAAIKHLKKSDRNWDYLDWTGLLKQGREKERLETAGILHGMKMEQHSSRECSVINLEKGWYSFWTNADAEMRQTAHSMERRLQGMGRLRLMRCRSIAENQVDEPGENLIYQHLQKILSENLANPIGKTKERRGTRNSEFISRIHNAAVGQAVADWSVLYVDDEPIAAAYGLAHQGRLEMLSLSSRVGWPMESRLVLMKMLLEDSCRRGDLNIMIPTTWGSVATCLRNETFTTCRFVCTPMTSWKVHALKTTRIVQEWLGKPKEPVGFYDEKWNDRRDERPLKLNVLA, via the coding sequence AGAACTGAAAACCGTTTCCGATGTCTGGAATCGACTTTGGAGTCAGACTCCTGATTCGAGTTTCCTACATTCTTACGAAGCGTTCGAGGCGACTTGCGCACTGACTGGATTGCGAGATGACTTGAAAGTTCTGATGGTTTCGCTGATGGGGAAACCGATTGGATTTGTCCCGTTTGTGATACGGCCAATGGAGACTTCGCTCGGGACATTGCGAGTGCTCACTTTTCCCATGGAGGAGTGGTTCTCATTTTATAATACCATTGGTCCACATAAAACGATCATTCTGCAGGCCGCGATTAAGCATCTTAAAAAATCGGATCGCAATTGGGACTATCTCGACTGGACCGGTTTGTTGAAACAAGGTCGCGAGAAAGAACGGTTGGAAACGGCAGGAATTCTGCATGGAATGAAAATGGAACAGCATTCCAGCCGCGAATGTTCTGTCATTAACCTGGAGAAGGGGTGGTACTCTTTCTGGACGAATGCGGACGCCGAAATGCGTCAGACTGCTCACTCCATGGAACGTCGATTACAGGGCATGGGACGACTACGCCTGATGCGTTGCCGATCGATTGCCGAGAACCAAGTCGATGAACCTGGTGAAAACTTGATCTATCAGCATCTGCAGAAAATTCTTTCTGAAAATCTGGCGAACCCGATTGGAAAAACCAAGGAACGTCGTGGCACTCGTAATAGTGAATTCATCAGTCGGATTCATAATGCAGCCGTAGGTCAGGCAGTGGCAGACTGGTCCGTGCTATACGTGGATGATGAGCCAATAGCGGCAGCCTATGGACTGGCGCATCAGGGTCGCCTGGAAATGCTCTCGCTGTCATCACGGGTAGGGTGGCCAATGGAATCGCGACTTGTGCTGATGAAAATGTTGCTGGAAGACAGTTGCCGCCGCGGCGATCTGAATATCATGATCCCCACCACTTGGGGTAGCGTTGCCACTTGTCTTCGTAATGAAACCTTCACGACCTGCCGGTTCGTCTGTACGCCAATGACCTCCTGGAAAGTACACGCTCTCAAGACGACTCGGATCGTGCAGGAATGGTTGGGAAAACCCAAAGAACCGGTCGGATTCTACGACGAAAAATGGAACGACCGTCGCGATGAACGCCCGCTTAAATTAAACGTGCTTGCGTAG